TCATGATAAGATCAGAACAAATTGCCCAGTAACTGCCTAGACACACAAACACCCCACCCTCTTTTCGGATATAGGGCCCGGGAGCTACTGGGGTACTCCATTATTGCCCCTCCCAGCCACTCTACCTGGCCATCCACATGGCCTTTTTCCTCCCACTCAAACATCAGCTACCAGTGACTGGCTCGGAGAGGAGAAGTAATTTTTTCAAGGTCACGTGGCCAGTGGCACCTAGGGTTAGAACAGAGCACTGGCTCCCCGGCTTGCAGTCTTGCAGTCTGTCAAGGCAACAGAGCGGCCCAAGATATCAGGAtgtgagctctggagtcagactgctaAAGCTTGTATCCCAACTCCACCACTTCCCGGCTGTATGACATTGGGCAGgtgacttcacttctctgaacctccattTTTATCCCTGAATCACAGAATACCTGTCTCATAGGACTgctgttaggattaaatgagataatccaggTAAGGTATGAAGCAAGTGGCAAATAAAGGTTGATTGTTACAATCTGGGATGACAGGGAGAAGCCATCTGTGGCATCTAAGGGCAAATGCAGTGCAGCCTAACACTGCTCAGGAACCTGTCATACTCATGACAAAGGGACATGAAGACCAGAGAGAAACTGGCTTGTGATGTGAGAATCAAAGTCCACATAGGCGGAAGGAGCTGCTACATTTGCCTTTAAACTGTGTCCTCAGGAGAGGAAACCATTGTCTGCAAGGCAGGAGCCTAACTTAGGAAATTGCAAaagttgttttaaagttttaaaagagcACAAGGACTTTATAAAGACCGGTTTCACATTCACATATCCAAAATCGACATATATTTTTATGCTCCGAGACTCTCATACACTTATTTGAACatccactacacacacacacacacacacacacacacactcacacacacacacacacacacacccctaagcACCAGGGGCGCCCCACGAAGCCCTCCTCCATCCCCTCACCTATCCCGGGCTCTGGCCTCCTCTGAGGTCTGCTTCTCCCTGCTTTCCCTGCGGACCCCTAGCCTGGCCAGGCGGCGGGTCAGGCGGGTCAGGCGGGCCCCCAGGCCCTCGCACCGCTCGGCCATGTCCAGGGCAAAGCCCCGGGCTCGGGGCGTTGGGGCCCCACTCTGGGACGCAGCGGCCACCCGGATCCGCTCATTTGAGGAGAAACGCCTCCTCCGGCCCGTCCCCCTGAGCAAACAGCGGCCGCGCCCGCACTGGCTGCGGGCCGAGGACCGACCCAGACGCAGTGAGTGCGCTCTGCAGGGGCCGCCCCCCACTCCGGACCGCAGCGGGGGACCGCTCCTTCTGAGCCCCCTTTCCCCAAGGCCCTGCCCGCACTACTTCTTTAGGTCTTCTTGGGGCACCAAGGGCTGACCAGGTGCAGACACCCTTCAAGATGCGTCTAAACGAAGTGGACGAGGAAAGAGGGGCCAGGTGGTGGAGCTGGGCAAGGGGTCTTCCTCCCGAAGGAGGGGCTGGAACACAAGGGCGGGGGCATGGGCGGGAATGGGCGTGGGCTTGCCGACTGGGCGGGGCTAACCAAGTGGCTGGCATTTAGTGAGAGGCCAAGGGGGTGACTGGGTGGGCTTGGAAACCCGAGCTTGATTACTGATGGGCGTCCAAGCCGACTGTGCCATTGCCCTGCTATGGTTGGCTCCCTATTTGagttcctctctgtctctccccctcccctcttctcccccgtCCCCCTCTCTTTCCTGTGGAGCCTACATAGCCCAAATCTCGACTCAGCCAGAATCTCACCCGGTAGCCGCCCCAGTACCCGGATAGGGAAGCCCCTCTGAAACCCACAGGGGTGCGAACGGCTCCCCCTGCTGGAAATTGGCCAGCTATTGTTATTTAATAATAGCTACTGTTTATTGTAATATAACCTGTACCTACTCCCTCCCAGGCAGTGTGCCCTTTCCCTCCTGATGCTGCCTCTGCAATTGTCCAATGGGGGTGGGGAACACCTTGCACATTTGAGAAGATCCTCTGGGACTGCAGGAAGAAAGGTCATCAGGATGGTCCCAGTTCCCCAGGCTCTCTTTGCCAGTTCTTCCCTGCCTGTATTCTTTGTAAGGCCTCTACTCCTTCGCTGAGCCCAGCACCTCCTTATGCCTTTGCCCTCTGTGGTGGACTGGTACTGGCACACAGGACATCATGCTTCTGGATCATGATGGACACTGATATCCTGTGTTCCTGCCCCTCTATCCCCACAGGGGGCACAGATCCTGGCATGTACAGATCATGGCAGGGAGTACCAGTTGAGGTGGCCTGTGGCCTCCTAGGAACTAGGACAAGAAGATGGTGAGAAGCAGCAGACAGACATCGGGACATGTGCTGGAACATCTGTTCGGCTGACAGGGCAATGTGCCCCGTGCTTGGCAGTACAGTTTGCCGCTTGCAGAGTTCTGGAAGGCTGGACTGTCCATTGGTAAGCTGAGATGGAGGGCCTGATCTCAAGAAGGAGCAGAACCCAAACCCAGCTAGAGGTAGATGGCTGAAGACACCCATCCTATGGGTGGGTAGCACAGGCTCTTCCTGGCTATGTTTTGCATTGCTCCAAAGCGGGGTGTGAAGTCTGGCAAATACAGGATAACTTCCACCTCCATTGTTGAAGCTCAGGAGGCCTCAACTTGCTATAGAGAAAATCCTTTAATTACTctgcccctgccctctccccagcgCAGTCCTGACATCACAGCTCAGGCTGGCTGCCCTTGCTTTTCTTGGGATGCTGAGGACAACTTGATCTTGTCTGCACCCCAGCCCATTTGCTTCTCTGATGGCACTGCCACAAGACCTAGTGCCCTCTGGTGCCACTGGGCGAGGCAGGCAAGAGAAGTCAGAGGCAGGTGGGTATGAGCTAGGCTGCAGGTCTGTGGAGTATGCAGCCGATGGTGCAGCTTCAGGCGAATGTGCTGGGTGAAGCTACGTGAGCAGGCACTGCCCTGGAAGGGCAAGGCCCCTGAGTGCAGGCGCAGGTGGGTCTTGAGGTTACTGGAGCTGCTGAAGCGCTTGTGGCACATCTGCTAGAAATGGGCACGGGCATTAGTTCTGCCTACCCAGCTGGCTCAGGATCTCTGCTCCCCCTCTCCattcctcatccccacctccctgtCATGCAGGCCCGGAagctttccccccacccccaggattcCTCCCTGGggctcacagtgtctggcacattggAACCAGGCAGACCTGGATTAGTATCCTGGTTCTTTTATTCTCTGTGTGACCTTGTATAGgtgacttcccctctctgagccgtGTTCTCCTTATTGGTAACATGTGACTCTTAATACCTAACCTCATGGATATGATGGACTGAAAGAGATAATCACATAGAACGCTTATGAATGCGGCGGCAGCTTCGGGAGGCATAATTAGCATTTACTGGGAGAAGCCACATGCCGGGAATTGATCTCTTGTAGTCTTCCCCAGGACCCTGGAGAAGCATGCCTAAGTACTAGTACACCTCCTATATGACAGTGagaaagcagaggctcagagaagtgaagccactagctgaaggtcacacagcaagttggaGGCAGAATGAGTATTTGAACCCACATAGTCCAGACTCATAACCACTGTGCTGCTTTCATTTCTACCTCTGTAAAACAGGGAAAGATTCCCCGCCCTTCTGACCTCTCAAAGGACAtggtgaggctcagagaaggaatgAACACTGAACTGATGTGATACGCAGTGTTTGTGTACTTTGCACACACCATGGTAGTAACTCTTCCAGCAATGCTGGGAAGAAGGTAATGGGTACCCACTCCCCAGATTCCCCTAACTTTATTATCCTCCCCCCACAGACATACATCTCTATTCCCCCCTCCAGACCCCAGGAATGACCTCCACTATCACATCCTGACCCTTCCAGGCTGGGAGGGGTCATTTTCAtccttctccacctccctcccctcctgtccTGTCTCCACTTGCTCAGGAGGATTGGGGAATGGAGACTACGACTATAGGTGCCATCCCCCCAGGGGCCTGGAAACTGCCTGCTAGAGtacaggggagggagaggaggggctcACCAGGCACTCATGGGGCCGCTCCCCTGTATGCACCAGGTGGTGCTTCTGCAGGTGGGCGAACTGGGTGAAGCTCTTCTGACACAGGGAACACTGGTACGGGCGCTCCCCACTGTGCACACGCAGATGGACCTGAGCCAGGTGTGGGGAAAAACGCTGCCAGTTGCCCAGAGCTCCCAGCAGGACCTGGGATCCTCTCTGAGTCTTTACCTACACCCTCACAGGACCCCTTTTTGGCACCAAGACCTCTCAATCTCCTTGCCTCTCGGTCACCCCCCTCAGGGCCTCTCTTCCATTCCCCAGGATACCCCCACTCATTCTGCTGCCCTGCAGGAGGGGAGATGGCAGTGGTCAGACCAGGCAAgggattatgtgtgtgtgtgtgtgtgtgtatatatatatatatatatatatatatatcctgagCAGCGTTTCTCAATGTGTGGTCCGCAGACCAGCAGCATTAACGGGCGCCTAAGagcatgttagaaatgcagattctcaggccccaccctgcaGGGCTGAATAAAAATCTCTGGGGCTGGGGCCTAGGAATCTGCATGCTTACTAGCTCTCCTCGTAGTCTGAGGCTTATTAAAGTTTAAGAACTCATGCCCTAGAGGATCAAGACGGGATCGTCCCCCATAACCATAACTTTGCCAACTTGCTCATAGCTGCGGGTCTTTgctgacacacagacacacacccatGGTTGCCACCTGCTGGACGCCAACAGCACTGGCGCTAATTTGTGGGCTCCCACTTGAAAAAGGCTGGTTGTCAGGTCTGTAGTCTAGACTCACTAAAATCTACCTGTTCCCCCACCTGAACTTCAATCAAACACGAGGAGGCCTAACACGAGTTGTTCAGGAATGGGCTTTACACTAGATGCTGAGAGACTGAGATCAAGGCCTAACTCAACCACTAAATcaaagtgaccttgggcaaacccTTCCCATTAGGAGCCTAAGTTtctcatttttaacttaaatgaGATGGTCTCATAGACAGTCTTTTAGGTGGAGAGGACCTTGGTAGCCATCTTATACTATATCTTCTCTCTACAGATATGAAACTGAGGAGCCAAATGAACCATCCAAGGTCACGGCCTAGAGGCTGCTGAGGAGTTCCTTCTGACTTTAAGGTCTTTGATTCTAGAAGCAGGATGGGACGGGGGGTCATTGAAGGATGCTGAGGGGGCCGTGGAGCCCAGGAGGCAGATACCTTGAGGTTGGAGAGTTGCCCAAAGCTCTTGCTGCACACGTTGCACTCGTACAGGATTTTGCCATTCTCTTTCTTCAGCGGGTAAGGCAGGGCTGCAGTGCCTACCCGGGAGGCTGGTGGGGCCCGCTTTGCTGGAGCTGCCCTGCCAGGATGTTCCAGCCCTGGAGAATAGATCCCTGCAGCTCCAAGGCCTGAGTTCCAGGCCTGGGAGGATTGGGTTTGGCCCGAAGTTTGGGAGGCCCCTGGGTAAGGACGCAGAGTCTCCCCGCAGGCGCTGTGGTGCCCACGCTCACTGACACGCATCAGCATGCTGGGCACAGCCCCGGTGGGGTAGGAGGTGTCTTGGGGCAGCATGAAGAGGGGGGGACATTGGATAGAAGGCAGGGCCCCAGAGGCTAACAGGTAAGGTGGAGGCAGGAGAAGTGGGTATGCAGGATagagggggtggaggtggaatTGTTGTTCTTTGGAGACAGGAGCGGATAGGTGGCAGGAGCAGAAAGCCAAGGGGCTGGGGCTCTTTGTATGCTGccaggggggtggggaagaggtgtTGTGAGACGAGAAGGGTGGGCAGGGAGCCCCCTTGCCAACTCTTTCCAGCTGGCTTCCCATCTTGTCCCCGCTCAGAAGGTACTTTGCTATGAGTTTCTTGTCCTCGATGGAGCCAGCATGTGGCCCTGGTGGCTGGTGCTctgagcaggaaagagaaagacgGTGAGGGCCCCACAGTCTGGGGTAAAGTTCTACTCCCCATCTAACCTGACCCGCTCGGGACCGGGAGAGAGCTCTAGCCTGCAAGCCTGTTGGGTGACCTGGGCAAGGCGTTTCCCCCTCTCTGGACTTCCCTGGTTTGCAATTGCATTTGCCAATAAAAGCGGCTAGTGTTTCCTCAGTGCTTAAAAATTTTAGGGCGAGAAAATGATTCAAGAAGCCTGTTAGACATTCACGTGGAACAGTCAGGTGGGCAGTTGGATGAACTGGTTTGGAGTTTAAAAGAGAGGTTTGAGCTTGGAGAGGTTTGGGTGTCAGGGGCCCAGATGATATCACGTGAGGGTGACGCTAGATTTGCTGTATCCAAAATGATAGCCGCCTGacacatgtgtgtacatttaaattaaaataagtacaataaaaattcagttcttcagcgTCACTAGCCTCATTTAAAAAGCTCCATAGGTATGGGATTAGACACCACAGGCATAGAACCTTTTCATTATCGCAGGAAGTTCTATCAAACAGTGCTACTCTAAATAAAGAGAACAGGagagcagaggaggaaaagaagaagagaggggagaggggagacagggaggagaggggaagggatagaaaggggaagaaaggggaggggaggggagggcaggggaggggagaaggttCTGGACTGAGTTCCACAGCAAGTGAATATTTAGGATGTAAGTAGAGAAGAACTTAGCGAGGGAGACTGAAGTGCAACAGCCAGGGAGGTAGAAGCTAAGCCAGGAGTGGTATAAagtaaaacactgaaaagaaaaaaagtattaaagagTAGATTGTCTGCTTGGAttctcatgtattcattcaaccaacTTTACTGAGCTGTTTTGCCCTGTGCTCTttcggcggggggggggggggggggggggggggggggggcagagagtGAGGGATACAGGACACAGCAGCatagtccctgccctccaggaggtCCCAGTGGCACCAGGAAATGGTGTGTTACTAAGCAACAAGCCCAGAACGTAGGAATAATGAGAGCCTACTTTTATGGAAGAAGAAACTGGCCTCagtgatgtgcccaaggtcatggAAATAACAGGGCAGTACCAGGACCCCACCCCAACTCCCTGAGTCTCCGTCAGTGCTCTTTTCTCATAATAAAGATTCCTCTGGCTCAGACAGGTAGACAAGCTCCACTCTCAACCCACCTACACCAGATCCCACACCCATGCCTGAGAAAGCCACTCACCTTCTCTGGCTCAGGTGTCACCACCTTGAAAACTCACTGCACTCCTAGGCCCAAACTTCAGGCGAAAATGTCTAGTCAAGTGTGCCTGAGGCTCTGTCCTCACCAGTGACGATAGGTCCTCTGCCCCTCCCATCCCCAAACCTAACAGTGCCCCCACCTTCAGCCTCCACCAAAGTGCAGCTCTGTGCCCTGGGCTTACTTGTGCTCATGGAGTCCTCTCTGAGATCCTGTGGAGCTGTGCCTGGGGGTGCCATCTGCAGGGTGCATATGTAGAGGTCCAGGCCCTGGGGGCAGGGCAGCAGGGCAGATCTGGCAAGTGCCAGTGGCCAGGGACACAGCGAGCTGGCACAGGATGGGCTATGGACATCCACTGGGTCAGGAGGTGGCCTGCAAGCTGGGAAGACCTGGAGAGCAGGGGGCAAGGGGCTGGGGACTTCAACTCCTGAGTCCCTGGGATGATCCACCCCTAGTGTGTTTtccaaaggaggaggagaagctaAGACTCACTCACCCCCATGATGTCTGTAACTCAAATGGCTTCATCTTCTGTCATCCAAAAATCTCTTTCCCCAGGGACATTTGTGCCCAGCCCAGGATTGTCTTCCCTCTGCCCCTAGAACTCCTTACCTAGCATTCTCCCtactccttccctccctgaccaccctggTCCACCACGTCTCAGATCATCCACTGGGTTTTGAATGGAACCAAGGCTAACTTGGAGAAAATCCTCATCAAAGACTATAAACCCCACAGGATGGGCCCTAAGGCCACGTCATGGTCATACAGCCAAGTCTCCTGCATGGTCCCATCCCTTCTCATGGCACACAGAAGAGTCTGGGCCCCTAGGGTATGGGAGAGGGTCTCTGGCACCTTAAGGGCCCATCCCCATGATGTGCTAGGGTAGAGTTGCTCAGGACCAGGGGACGGTGGGAATCTAAGTCCCTTCAGATTttttccctcacttcctccctcagTAGACAGTCTGGCCTCAAAGATAGGGCTGGGATTCCACCTTACCTGGTCTCCTTGACAGGGCTGGAAGTCCAGGATGGGGGACAGGGAGCTCCCTGTGCTCCTCAGGGGCTTGGTCTTGTGGCAACAATCCAATTCTGGAGTGGGTTCCCCCTTCATGCCCCCACTACCTGCTGGGAAGACAAGTCACTCACAGGTGAGCAATGAAGGTCCTAGAAATAGTCTGGCTTCTAGGGCTGGCTCTCCCACTACACCTTGAACCAGTCACTGCccctcctggcctcagtttccctatctgcaaAATAGGAGGGTTGGACTGGCTGATGTCTCAGTGCTGACATTTAGAAGCCAATGATGCTCTCCTGATAGGTGCACGAAGAGGATTGAATGGAGACTAGCCAATCAGAGGTGAGGAGCAGAGCCTACCTGATCCCCACCCTTGGGGAAGAGAGGCGAGACGAAGGTCTTCATGGAGATTACTCCCAAGTGAGCTCAGAGATCTGAGGGAACATTTCAGGCTCCTCAGGGCCACAGGGAATTGAGAAGCCACTCCCTTCCATGCTGGGAGGTACTCATGACTCCATAACTCTACCAACCAGAGGCTCCCCACCACAGGGGGTCTCTGCCCACCAAGCAGAACCTGCCACAGCTTTTCTGGACAGTTAAGGAAGTCCCAGTGTCCTGCCACCCAGACTACCTAGGCTCAGCTCACTCACCAGGGACAAGAGTTCCCCAGGTTTCCTGACTGGCTTGATAGGAAGATGCCCCAAATGCTCAGGTGTCTGCTCAGTTAGTACCTGGCCTCTCTGCCATCTTTCACTGAAGGCCACCCAGCACAGGGATCACCTCAGCTTGTCAAATGCCCCAAGGGCCTGCCCCTTCACCTCAGTAACCACCCTACCCTCCACTCTAAGTGCCTCTCAGACCTTAGCACCCTCGCTCAAGTGTCTCAGCCCTCCAAAACCCAGActccttcccctttcccacctcctcccagccctgccccagttCTCAAAACAAATACGCCAAAAGGAGAGGCCGCCTGCATGAGGCTTTCCACCTGACTCTGCAGAAGTCCCCTCTggctggaaaaggaaggaggcgGGCAGGAGGGCAGCACTGCCTGTGGCTGAGACCCCAGTATGTGTGAGAGACGACAGGAAGGTGATACATTTGAAGTTGCCACAAATAGGAAGAAGGGGGTAGGCAGACTGGGGGCCTATGAGACCTGACAAGAGGGAGCCACCCACCAGCCTTTACCTATCTGTGGCAACTGTAAAGGACAACGTGCTAATTTTTGGACCACCATGAACTGGGCCCCTGAAATTTCAATATGCggaggtgaggtggggtggggggttgctATCTCTGGGTCTCAGAGAACTCAGATGGCTGAGCAAGAGTGTGATAGAGAGAGCTCAAAGGCTTGGGTCCTTCTGGGGATGGGGTCCCAGCTGAGACAGAGACAGGCAGTGATGATGGCAGGAACAGGAATAGGCAGAGATAAGAGCAGGCAACATAGAAGGATCTGGGGTGAGACAGAGAAGACAGCAGGAATCTGATCTCACAGCAAACATGTCTTCTTCCTCCTGTCCCATCTCTGATCTTCCTATCCTGAAAATTCTTTCTCTAATCTAGATAGAGTGCTGAAGCCCCAACGGAGCAAGAGATAATTCAAGGACACAGCAAAGTGCTTGTAAGACATGACTAGATATCAACAGGGAGGCCCCATTGGCCAGGAAGCGGTTTTTTAGGCGAAGCAATGTCATTACTCTTGTGGCCTGGAACACGCAGACATCTCAGACTCTCCCCTGTGGGTCAGGTGATTCTCTGCCAGCTTAGCCCCTGGCTGGTACTCACCTCCACTTTGGCCTCCATCACTTCCTATCATAATTATTTGCCCACAAAATGGATCCCTATGTGGCTATGAGTATCTCAAGAACTACTGTCtactcatttttgtttcttgtgtagAAATTTGTCAGGTTTTTTAGATGCCCAGCCTTTGGAAATTTCCCCCCTCAAGTCTGAAGGGAGGCAGAAAGCACGTCCCACTATAAAAGCCAAAATGGCTGCATGCTTAATTTCGAGCTCTCTTCCCCAGCACATGATGCAGGCACACAACATGGACAGGGTCGATCAGATGCCCCCATCCAGACTGTGGAGCAGAAGCCAGTATCCCTGAGGCTCCAGAGTGGAGACTCCACTCTGTAAATGATGTTGCATCAGCTTCGGGAGCAGCAGAGGAAAGATAGGGGTTCAGAGGGGGTTACAGAGTCTCAGACATCTGCTCAGGCTCCCAGCTAGGAAGCTATGGTCCTACCCCTGGGGTGTGTGAGATGTGGTGACATCACAGTTAGGCCAGTGGCATCACAGTGGACCTGGAAGCTGACGGGACAGAGGACCTGGCAGGGCCCAGGAGATGGGAGCCAGGAAGGGGATGGCAGGTAGTGGCTGCTTCAGATGGGAACTTGAGGGACAGTCCTCGGTTCACCACCTAGGCATCTGGGGTGTGTGGTCCTGGggctcccagcctcccttgaTCCAGCCTATTTTCCAAGCTTGGCTCTGCGACCTTTCCAGACCTTCTATGAGCTTTCCCAGCATCTTTTAAATGAATTCCTTTTCTCCTTAAATCCTCCTGAAATGGTTTCTATAGCTTACAACCAAGAATCCTGCATTACAGAAGGTTGGGCGTAAATAAAAGCAACAGGGTTCAGCCTGGACTATTCCAAGGATTGGAGTAGATAGCTACTTTTGCAAACAGCTGACTCTGCACCTGACACTGTGCTAGGGGCTTCGTAagccttatctcatttaatcttcacaataagtCTGTGTGATTGGTTTTATTATCCCCATGATGAAGGACtagaagctcagagagagtgagcaACTCACCCAGAATCACACAGCAAGTAGCCAAGAGTGCCAAGCCTCAGGTTGCACTGATTCTTGGCAATGTCAGTCCATCCCCCACGGCCACCCCCACTGCTTTGTTTCTGcccctcttgctctctcttctgaCATGTGTTCCCAGTGACCCAACACCCTCCTCAGCCTTCCCCCTTTCCCACTTGCCCTCTCATATCCTTCAGATTAATGGAGGAGCTTCTTCCACAGTACCCCTGCAGTATTGGTTCACCAAACCTCCACTCCCCAAAAGCTAGAGGCC
The Rhinolophus ferrumequinum isolate MPI-CBG mRhiFer1 chromosome 9, mRhiFer1_v1.p, whole genome shotgun sequence genome window above contains:
- the ZNF683 gene encoding LOW QUALITY PROTEIN: tissue-resident T-cell transcription regulator protein ZNF683 (The sequence of the model RefSeq protein was modified relative to this genomic sequence to represent the inferred CDS: inserted 1 base in 1 codon), encoding MKGEPTPELDCCHKTKPLRSTGSSLSPILDFQPCQGDQVFPACRPPPDPVDVHSPSCASSLCPWPLALARSALLPCPQGLDLYICTLQMAPPGTAPQDLREDSMSTKHQPPGPHAGSIEDKKLIAKYLLSGDKMGSQLERVGKGAPCPPFSSHNTSSPPPWQHTKSPSPLAFCSCHLSAPVSKEQQFHLHPLYPAYPLLLPPPYLLASGALPSIQCPPLFMLPQDTSYPTGAVPSMLMRVSERGHHSACGETLRPYPGASQTSGQTQSSQAWNSGLGAAGIYSPGLEHPGRAAPAKRAPPASRVGTAALPYPLKKENGKILYECNVCSKSFGQLSNLKVHLRVHSGERPYQCSLCQKSFTQFAHLQKHHLVHTGERPHECLMCHKRFSSSSNLKTHLRLHSGALPFQGSACSRSFTQHIRLKLHHRLHTPQTCSLAHTHLPLTSLACLAQWHQRALGLVAVPSEKQMGWGADKIKLSSASQXKARAASLSCDRGFPIRVLGRLPGEILAESRFGLSPPSGGRPLAQLHHLAPLSSSTSFRRILKGVCTCQCGRGRCLLRGTGRRRRFSSNERIRVAAASQSGAPTPRARGFALDMAERCEGLGARLTRLTRRLARLGVRRESREKQTSEEARARDRPWGGQSCPDLAQDQGSTSNDSFKLGLVGSKPSLTEVRFIPFSGEPSSLAPSCPRYISMPRPKPRAAQNGTFGKGAVVPGFGSDDDDDDTARWGSLSLWGAYRGQPWAAPPT